The Lucilia cuprina isolate Lc7/37 chromosome 5, ASM2204524v1, whole genome shotgun sequence genome includes a window with the following:
- the LOC111684611 gene encoding sporulation-specific protein 15 isoform X4, whose amino-acid sequence MSAILFNSEQDLNSTSSTHNDSNTSIDNNLSSTYHDNESQKKQKLDRPCSAIYEDILDSKMNGLKIHADAEDEVEPTLNVSNGQNYCDGSDSGVEITNNVNVTLQRALSNQSGGYASSTQGGMDDTTQGINLSCNSSMISCSSDVYDLKQPHSLAGTNINGCRSSNNYECCSENGSESSSIAGHTTMAVRRVNNHNNVKKKVAMFEPSMHESLIMKSKSSSKDVTVVSIPAQQQNRPRLSGLKRAVSLPRPTQGTAQQVRERLSDKMHNNSKINNNCLTPYRSSQPRTPQGKPQKPETLPSQLSRTTSMSMQRLIQRTPSLSRARTPSTPDDGRWPGVTNSRSTTARRGLSVTPDLSSAKMRSSMMASMEIKSSSSSPYGTLPRRRKQKSVEDLTGRSSRSSSITRESRMTSSVIMTSRKSLATSYATSSNNTPTQHKTITSSLSLSKTSSLRKPQTPSCKTRIYHETGSQTALTNNDIEKAFAGVALSARSVESVEQKDQETHAEIRDQEMERLRDEVRHLAQREQDLTVKLKREREEKLAMQRELHMNTEKVMGLLNLARIAGNGKMLDAGTPTSDEGESNQDSLLMLESQIQMSGHELIERQQEVGQLRKLCRSLQAEMERSLMQQECLMQEKAAIEQESSELQDFLQHEKAAMCDALKDLETEYQQCQQQLSSKDEEVKVLRDECRHLVRLNEQRRQENRLLQTKYAALESKSKELIMQQNASVSGATAALSGLHARLDNLVEQLVFSYNISEQDLEDIGFQNDTQTNVSASGENSLDCETSSVKLTLNGHEVTQTQQHPQTLNFAQAQNHNHHHHHTQFQLNSASDGSLSPQRNQSFIAAVISAIRNATTHSGKRLLVRHNKRHSAGGGNGGLHHHHQPHQHNQLNMNSHNNNHQQNINENNGDDSDSTEMLDSETEPCLMMDNVLEDVPMPDSHSHNMVSSCTGMISQIEIPSEILNVTTADESLQNLSQAIVNRQNMESQVNVLGVHKMNFQLNDQPSCTEEMSCHDSVAEMPSLVEYSATQAVVDQVIEVDSLVTKLLKVLRLIQLDNDNCIQQLIMDKNKLQQNKEDMLEKIKDLQDVNVKLQDELMDATQELMLKNNDLSNTKAEIQRHRNEIDVRF is encoded by the exons ATGTCTGCTATTCTATTTAATTCGGAGCAGGATTTAAACTCAACATCATCAACACACAACGATTCGAACACTTCCATAGACAACAACTTGTCTTCTACTTATCACGATAATGAATcccaaaagaaacaaaaactggATCGACCCTGCTCCGCTATTTACGAGGATATTTTAGACTCAAAAATGAATGGTCTAAAAATCCATGCAGATGCCGAAGATGAAGTAGAACCCACCCTCAATGTTAGCAATGGTCAAAACTATTGTGATGGCAGCGATAGTGGCGTTGAAATTACAAACAACGTCAATGTTACATTACAGCGGGCATTAAGTAACCAGAGTGGTGGTTATGCGAGCAGTACACAAGGTGGCATGGATGACACCACCCAGGGTATAAATTTATCTTGTAATTCGAGCATGATTAGCTGCAGTTCGGATGTATATGATTTGAAACAACCTCACAGTTTGGCGGGTACCAATATAAATGGTTGTCGTTCTTCGAACAATTATGAATGTTGCAGTGAGAATGGTAGTGAAAGTAGTTCCATAGCTGGGCATACTACCATGGCCGTGCGTAGAGTTAATAATCACaataatgttaagaaaaaagtgGCAATGTTTGAACCGTCAATGCACGAAAGTCTCATTATGAAGAGTAAGAGTTCATCGAAGGATGTAACGGTTGTTTCAATTCCAGCCCAACAACAGAACAGGCCACGTTTAAGTGGCTTAAAACGAGCTGTTTCTTTGCCTCGACCCACTCAGGGTACAGCTCAACAGGTACGAGAACGTTTAAGTGATAAAATGCACAATAATTCGAAGATCAACAACAATTGCTTGACTCCTTATCGCAGTAGCCAACCTCGTACTCCACAAGGAAAACCCCAAAAACCTGAAACTTTACCTAGCCAATTGAGTCGTACGACTTCGATGAGTATGCAACGCTTAATACAGCGTACACCTTCCTTAAGCAGGGCTCGTACACCATCAACTCCCGATGATGGACGGTGGCCCGGAGTTACTAACTCTAGATCTACGACGGCTAGAAGAGGTTTATCTGTAACTCCGGATTTGTCTTCTGCGAAAATGCGTTCTAGCATGATGGCAAGCATGGAAATTAAGTCATCATCATCCAGTCCGTATGGTACTTTACCCCGCAGACGTAAACAAAAATCAGTGGAAGATCTTACAGGACGAAGTTCAAGAAGTAGTTCCATTACTAGAGAATCGCGAATGACTTCATCGGTCATCATGACTTCACGCAAAAGTTTGGCTACTTCCTATGCCACCAGTTCCAATAACACACCTACACAACATAAAACCATAACCTCATCATTAAGCTTATCCAAAACATCTTCCTTAAGAAAGCCTCAAACGCCTTCTTGCAAAACTAGAATCTATCATGAAACGGGCTCTCAAACTGCATTAACTAACAACGACATTGAAAAAGCTTTTGCTGGTGTAGCACTCTCGGCCCGCTCTGTAGAATCGGTGGAACAGAAGGATCAAGAAACCCATGCTGAGATAAGAGATCAAGAAATGGAACGTTTACGAGATGAAGTGCGACACTTAGCCCAGCGTGAACAAGATCTTACGGTAAAACTCAAGAGGGAGCGAGAAGAAAAATTAGCTATGCAAAGGGAATTACACATGAATACCGAAAAGGTTATGGGTCTTTTGAACCTAGCACGTATAGCCGGCAATGGCAAAATGTTGGACGCCGGAACTCCCACTTCCGATGAGGGAGAATCAAATCAAGATAGTCTTCTTATGTTAGAATCACAGATTCAAATGTCAGGTCATGAGCTAATTGAACGACAGCAGGAAGTTGGTCAGCTGAGAAAATTATGTCGATCTCTTCAGGCGGAAATGGAGAGATCACTCATGCAACAAGAATGCTTAATGCAGGAAAAGGCTGCTATTGAACAAGAATCTAGTGAGTTGCAAGATTTCTTGCAACACGAAAAAGCTGCCATGTGTGATGCTCTCAAGGATCTGGAAACGGAATATCAACAATGTCAACAGCAACTATCCAGCAAAGATGAGGAAGTAAAGGTGTTAAGAGACGAATGCAGACATTTGGTGCGGTTAAATGAACAGAGAAG ACAAGAGAATCGATTGTTACAAACTAAATATGCTGCCTTGGAATCAAAATCAAAGGAACTGATTATGCAACAAAATGCCTCAGTTTCAGGAGCTACAGCTGCTTTATCTGGTTTACATGCACGTTTGGATAATTTGGTAGAACAGTTAGTGTTCTCATACAATATATCCGAACAAGATTTGGAG GACATCGGTTTTCAAAATGATACACAAACAAATGTCAGTGCCAGTGGTGAAAATTCATTGGATTGTGAAACATCATCTGTGAAATTAACCCTCAATGGTCATGAAGTTACTCAAACGCAGCAACATCCACAAACACTTAATTTTGCACAGGCTCAAAATCataaccatcatcatcatcacacaCAGTTCCAATTAAATTCGGCCAGTGATGGTTCTTTGTCACCACAAAGAAATCAATCATTTATAGCGGCTGTTATTAGTGCCATACGAAACGCCACAACTCACTCGGGCAAACGACTGCTAGTAAGACATAATAAACGACATAGTGCTGGTGGAGGCAACGGTGGtctacatcatcatcatcaaccgCATCAGCATAATCAATTAAATATGAATAGTCACAATAATAATCaccaacaaaatattaatgagAATAATGGAG ACGATTCAGATTCTACAGAAATGTTGGACTCTGAAACCGAACCTTGTCTAATGATGGACAACGTATTAGAGGATGTGCCCATGCCAGATTCACACTCCCATAACATGGTATCATCATGTACGGGCATGATATCACAAATAGAAATACCCTCGGAAATTCTTAATGTAACAACAGCTGATGAATCTTTGCAAAACCTTTCCCAAGCCATTGTCAATCGACAGAATATGGAATCACAAGTAAATGTATTAGGTGTGCACAAAATGAATTTTCAGTTGAA TGATCAACCAAGTTGTACAGAAGAAATGAGTTGCCATGATTCGGTGGCTGAAATGCCCTCCTTAGTTGAATATTCGGCTACTCAAGCTGTAGTTGACCAGGTCATAGAGGTGGACAGTTTAGTAACTAAATTATTAAAGGTTTTGCGTCTCATACAATTAGACAATGACAACTGTATTCAACAGTTAATCATGGATAA aaataaattacaacaaaacaaagaagacatgttggaaaaaattaaagacTTACAAGACGTTAATGTTAAACTACAAGATGAGCTAATGGATGCCACCCAAGAGTTAATGTTAAAGAATAACGATTTATCGAATACCAAAGCAGAAATCCAACGTCATCGTAATGAAATTGATgtaagattttaa